Proteins co-encoded in one Dehalogenimonas sp. WBC-2 genomic window:
- a CDS encoding transporter: MTETPGKTESQHWLVRNIRRNFITGLLVTVPAALVIIALLWFFTTIDSILQPIISLFSGEPITGLGFVITIILIYMAGILASNIVGKRLIQFAEAIVGRLPVLRQIYNAAKQAMSSLSGAGRTKAAFREVVLIEFPRKGIQAIAFITNEIQDADGQKLIAIYVPTAPVPTSGYFALVKEEEIIRTHISVDTAMKMVISSGIASPSEINVSMHSKELRDNKS, encoded by the coding sequence ATGACTGAAACACCGGGAAAAACAGAATCCCAGCACTGGCTGGTTAGGAACATCCGCCGTAATTTTATTACTGGATTACTGGTAACTGTGCCCGCAGCCCTGGTTATTATTGCTTTACTCTGGTTTTTTACCACCATAGATAGTATCCTGCAACCCATTATCAGTCTGTTTTCCGGTGAGCCGATTACCGGTTTAGGCTTTGTAATAACAATTATCCTGATCTACATGGCCGGCATCCTGGCCTCTAACATCGTGGGCAAACGTCTTATCCAATTCGCCGAAGCTATCGTTGGCCGGTTGCCGGTTCTGCGCCAGATTTATAACGCTGCCAAGCAGGCGATGAGCAGTCTTTCCGGCGCTGGCCGGACCAAGGCGGCTTTTCGCGAAGTGGTATTGATTGAGTTCCCACGGAAAGGCATCCAGGCAATTGCTTTTATCACCAACGAAATACAGGATGCTGACGGACAAAAACTCATTGCTATTTACGTACCTACTGCGCCAGTGCCAACCTCAGGTTATTTTGCACTGGTCAAAGAAGAGGAGATAATCCGTACTCATATCTCAGTTGATACGGCGATGAAAATGGTTATTTCCAGCGGTATCGCTTCACCGTCTGAGATCAATGTAAGTATGCACAGCAAGGAACTAAGAGATAACAAATCCTAA